The DNA window CCGCCAAGGAATGCTGCAGCACCTGCTCCAAGCGCTGGAGTGACCTCAAACAAAGGATGCACACCATGGAGCAGGATCTGTTGGCGCAGACCTCCTACAGCCAGGAGTTGGAGGCGAAAGTTGGCGAGATGAGTCGCCAGCTGGAGGAGCTGATGCACGAGAGGGAGAAGGAGAGAGAGCAGCGGGAGAAACAGCGATCCGCAGCCGGCGCTGGCAGTGGAGGCCATCGGCAGGATTCGGGACTCGGCAAACGGGGTCGCAACGGGAGCACGGGCAGTCCCAACGTAAGACCCTCCCGGCTGGCTGCCTGGATGAATCTGACCAACTGGTTCAAGAGCAGGCCCAGCGTGGAGACGCTCCGCGAGAAGCGCATCTTCTTCGATGAGCCGTGCTTCGACACGGAACTGGAGCTGGTGCTGAAGCACGACGTGCATCGGACAGTGCCCCGGATTGTGGTGGATTGCTGTGATCTCATCGAGAACAAGTACCGACGCTCCACGCAGCCCATTGAGGGCATTTACCGCCAGTGCGGCGACTACAACAAGATCCAGACCCTGCGCTTCGATATCGACGCCAACGACTACGATGCACTGCGTCAGCCGGATGTGGATATCCATACGCTGACCGGAGTGCTCAAGCTGTTCCTGCGCGAGATCAAGAGTCCGCTAGTGAGCGTCAACGAGGCCAAGACCTTCATCGGATTGCCCAATCAGTGGTGTAAGTGCATATATGGTATTCCGAGAGATGATAACTACATACATAGTCTTCCATTGCAGTGCTCGTTGATCTCTACGTGAAGCTGGACTCCCTGAAGAGACTGATCCGCTCCCTGCCCGAGTCCAATCGGGACACCATGGACTATATCTTTGGGCACTTTAATAGGTAAGACTACATCCCTTCGAGAGGAGAGAGAATCCTTCTTAACCTTCCACCTCCCTCCCACTAGGTTAACcaaggtgccgctccaacatATCAGCGCGGAAACGCTATCCATTTCGGTGGCGCCCTCGATATTCCACACTGTGCCCCAGGGCGCCCACCTCCAGGACATCCAGCAGCTGCTGCGCGAGGGTGAGACACTGGCGGACTGCGTCAAGCTGATGATCGAGTACCATGGCCGTATTTTCGAGTAAGTGAAGCAACCCAGCAGCCCGATGATGGTGATTGGTGATGGTGCTTTGCTTCCCCCGCCCTCGATCCCGCCTCTGTGTTATTGTGGTCGT is part of the Drosophila bipectinata strain 14024-0381.07 chromosome XL, DbipHiC1v2, whole genome shotgun sequence genome and encodes:
- the RhoGAP16F gene encoding rho GTPase-activating protein 9 isoform X2, whose translation is MQATNQHRPVTPGTPDSAHIVIGAAGFVAHERRHPGGGKSLMNCFRDRSSTSSNSASHHPGYLRGHSVTAGALYRLETASNSSGSSNHLDRATGDSGRPEAVVLLRELKSKPNKLALLKSSSTKDLTRLFIDEGTNTTLMVSNTSLDVCSSNSSSTGSPAGSRPKARDRNAAKECCSTCSKRWSDLKQRMHTMEQDLLAQTSYSQELEAKVGEMSRQLEELMHEREKEREQREKQRSAAGAGSGGHRQDSGLGKRGRNGSTGSPNVRPSRLAAWMNLTNWFKSRPSVETLREKRIFFDEPCFDTELELVLKHDVHRTVPRIVVDCCDLIENKYRRSTQPIEGIYRQCGDYNKIQTLRFDIDANDYDALRQPDVDIHTLTGVLKLFLREIKSPLVSVNEAKTFIGLPNQWLLVDLYVKLDSLKRLIRSLPESNRDTMDYIFGHFNRLTKVPLQHISAETLSISVAPSIFHTVPQGAHLQDIQQLLREGETLADCVKLMIEYHGRIFE
- the RhoGAP16F gene encoding rho GTPase-activating protein 9 isoform X3, whose protein sequence is MQATNQHRPVTPGTPDSAHIVIGAAGFVAHERRHPGGGKSLMNCFRDRSSTSSNSASHHPGYLRGHSVTAGALYRLETASNSSGSSNHLDRATGDSGRPEAVVLLRELKSKPNKLALLKSSSTKDLTRLFIDEGTNTTLMVSNTSLDVCSSNSSSTGSPAGSRPKARDRNAAKECCSTCSKRWSDLKQRMHTMEQDLLAQTSYSQELEAKVGEMSRQLEELMHEREKEREQREKQRSAAGAGSGGHRQDSGLGKRGRNGSTGSPNVRPSRLAAWMNLTNWFKSRPSVETLREKRIFFDEPCFDTELELVLKHDVHRTVPRIVVDCCDLIENKYRRSTQPIEGIYRQCGDYNKIQTLRFDIDANDYDALRQPDVDIHTLTGVLKLFLREIKSPLVSVNEAKTFIGLPNQWLLVDLYVKLDSLKRLIRSLPESNRDTMDYIFGHFNRLTKVPLQHISAETLSISVAPSIFHTVPQGAHLQDIQQLLREGETLADCVKLMIEYHGRIFDNLLNRQHILNIPKLDPAPYPHPIAPRSKYIYRNTADRRHRRLSVRNLKKTLSQPDLFHNLF
- the RhoGAP16F gene encoding rho GTPase-activating protein 15 isoform X1, with protein sequence MQATNQHRPVTPGTPDSAHIVIGAAGFVAHERRHPGGGKSLMNCFRDRSSTSSNSASHHPGYLRGHSVTAGALYRLETASNSSGSSNHLDRATGDSGRPEAVVLLRELKSKPNKLALLKSSSTKDLTRLFIDEGTNTTLMVSNTSLDVCSSNSSSTGSPAGSRPKARDRNAAKECCSTCSKRWSDLKQRMHTMEQDLLAQTSYSQELEAKVGEMSRQLEELMHEREKEREQREKQRSAAGAGSGGHRQDSGLGKRGRNGSTGSPNVRPSRLAAWMNLTNWFKSRPSVETLREKRIFFDEPCFDTELELVLKHDVHRTVPRIVVDCCDLIENKYRRSTQPIEGIYRQCGDYNKIQTLRFDIDANDYDALRQPDVDIHTLTGVLKLFLREIKSPLVSVNEAKTFIGLPNQWLLVDLYVKLDSLKRLIRSLPESNRDTMDYIFGHFNRLTKVPLQHISAETLSISVAPSIFHTVPQGAHLQDIQQLLREGETLADCVKLMIEYHGRIFENTADRRHRRLSVRNLKKTLSQPDLFHNLF